The genome window CGAGACCGGGTCCATGTACCGCGCCGTGGCGTGGAAAGCGGACCAGGTGGGCATCGATCCGAAAAACCTGGACCAGGTGGCCACGGTGGCGCGGGATATCCAGATCGAATTCAAACCGGCCGGCGACGGCAGTCAGCGCGTGTTCGTGGAAGGCAAGGAACTCACCCGCGACCTGAAAAACGAAACCATCGGCCGCATGGCGGCGGTGGTGGCCGCCAACCCGGAAGTGCGCGACATCCTCGTGTCCAAACAACGCGAGATGGGAGCCCGGGGGGACGTGGTGATGGACGGTCGCGACATCGGCACCGTTGTGTTTCCCGATGCACATAAAAAGTTTTATCTCGATGCCGATCCCGTGGAACGGGCCCGGCGGCGTTATGACGAAATGAAAGAAGCAGATCCCGGCCTCGTTTTCGACCAGGTGGTCGAACAGGTCCGGCAACGCGATCACGAAGACAAAACCCGCGCCACCTCGCCGCTCAAACCGGCGGAGGACGCGGTGCTGATCGACACCACCGCTCTCAACATTGAAGAGGTGGTGAGCAAACTGGTGCAGGCCATCGAGGCCACACCGGAAATGGAAAACAAGCCGTAAACATTACTAACCCTTTTCAGCAGTACCTGAAACATCCTGGAGGATCCGCATTGTGAGTGAAACAGATTTTGACCTCGACGAAACCGTCGAAGAAATGAGCGAAGAGGACAAGGCAATCCGGGCGGAAATGGAAGCCTACCTGGAAACAAGCATGACCGGGTTCCGCGAAGGCGAAATCATCGTCGGACGCGTGCTCAACCTGGGCAACGGCATGGTGACCGTCGATGTCGGATTCAAATCCGAAGGCGTGATCCACCTCAACGAATTCCCGGAAAGCGAAAAACCCCTGAACATCGGCGACGAGGTCGAGGTGTATCTGGAGCGGGTGGAAGATCAGGACGGCATCGTCGTGTTGTCCAAGGAAAAAGCGA of Nitrospina watsonii contains these proteins:
- the cmk gene encoding (d)CMP kinase — translated: MIVAIDGPAGSGKSTVARLVAGRLKFQYIETGSMYRAVAWKADQVGIDPKNLDQVATVARDIQIEFKPAGDGSQRVFVEGKELTRDLKNETIGRMAAVVAANPEVRDILVSKQREMGARGDVVMDGRDIGTVVFPDAHKKFYLDADPVERARRRYDEMKEADPGLVFDQVVEQVRQRDHEDKTRATSPLKPAEDAVLIDTTALNIEEVVSKLVQAIEATPEMENKP